Below is a genomic region from Citrobacter tructae.
AACCGTGGTGCCCAATTTTGAGCCGCTGTTTGCCGATTCCGACTGTGCAGTGATGGGCAACGCCTGGCGTGGCTCGCTGGAGTCACTGGCGTGGTTTATGCGTTACTGGCGCGACAATTTCTCTGCCGCCTATGATTTAAACCGTGTATTTCTGATCGGTAGCGATAACCTGTGTATGGCAAACTTCGGCCTGCGTGACATGCCGGTTGAACGTGACGGGGCGCTGAAAGCGCTACATGAGCGTATCATTAAATACCGTAACGCGCCGCAGGAAGAAAACGGCAATAATCTGTTCTGGATTAGCCAAGGGCCGCGTCCGGGTGTGGGCTATTTCTACGCGCTGACGCCGGTGTATCTGGCGAATCGCCTGCAGGCGCTGCTCGGCGTTGAGCAACCTATTCGGATGGAAAACTTCTTCACGCCGGGCAATCTGCCGATAGGTGTGACAATTCTCGATGAAAATGGCCATGCGCTGATTTCGCTGACTGGCCCCGAAGGGACGATTACCGCCGACCCGCGCTGGATGCAGGAGCGTTCCTGGTTTGGCTACACGCCTGGTTTCCGTGAGCTGGTGCTGAAGAAAAGTCTGCCGCCATCTTCACTCAGTATTGTGTATTCCGTTCCGGTCGATCTGGTGCTGGAACGTATTCGCATGTTGATCCTGAACGCCATCCTGCTGAATGTGCTGGTGGGCGCGGCGCTGTTTATGCTGACGCGTATGTATGAGCGGCGTATTTTTATCCCTGCGGAAAGCGATGCCCAGCGTCTGGAAGAACATGAACAGTTTAACCGTAAAATTGTCGCCTCTGCGCCGGTGGGGATATGTATTCTGCGTACCATCGACGGTATTAATATTCTGAGTAACGAACTGGCGCATACTTATCTGAATATGCTGACTCATGAGGACAGACAGCGACTGACGCAAATTATCTGCGGCCAGCAGGTTAACTTTGTCGATGTGTTAACCAGTAACAATACCAATCTGCAAATCAGCTTTGTGCATTCACGCTATCGCAATGAAAACGTAGCGATTTGCGTACTGGTTGATGTGAGCGCGCGCGTCAAAATGGAAGAGTCGTTGCAGGAGATGGCGCAGGCGGCGGAACAGGCAAGTCAGTCGAAATCAATGTTCCTCGCCACGGTCAGCCATGAGCTGCGTACGCCGCTGTACGGCATTATTGGCAACCTTGATCTGCTGCAAACCAAAGAGTTACCGAGTGGTGTCGATCGGCTGGTCACGGCGATGAACAACTCATCCAGCCTGCTGCTGAAAATCATTAGCGATATTCTCGACTTCTCAAAAATCGAATCTGAACAACTGAAGATTGAGCCGCGTGAGTTTTCACCGCGCGAGGTGATGAATCACATTACGGCCAACTACCTTCCGCTAGTGGTGCGTAAGCAGCTGGGATTGTACTGTTTTATTGAGCCGGATGTGCCGGTGGCGTTGAATGGCGATCCGATGCGCCTGCAGCAGGTGATCTCTAACCTGTTGAGCAATGCGATTAAGTTCACCGATACCGGCTGCATTGTGCTGCATGTGCAGTGTCACGGCGACTATCTCAGCATTCGCGTGCGCGATACCGGCGTGGGTATTCCGGCCAAAGAAGTCGTGCGTCTGTTTGATCCTTTCTTCCAGGTGGGGACTGGAGTTCAGCGTAATTTCCAGGGGACCGGACTGGGGCTGGCGATTTGTGAAAAACTGATCAGCATGATGGACGGTGATATATCCGTCGATTCTGAACCGGGAATGGGCAGTCAGTTTACACTGCGCATTCCACTTTATGGTGCGCAGTATCCGCTGAAAAAAGGTGTCGAAGGGCTGACCGAGATCCGCTGTTGGCTGGCGGTACGAAATGCCTCGCTGTATCGCTTTATTGAAACCAGTCTGATGCGTGCCGGGATGACGGTATTGCGCTATGAAGGTCAGCAACCCGATGCCGATGATGTACTGATTGCCGATGATGTGCTGGAACAGGCGTGGCAAGGACGTGCTGCGGTAATTTTCTGCCGTCGCCATATTGGGATCCCGCTGGAAAGGGCGCCAGGGGAGTGGGTGCACAGCGTGGCGTCACCGCACGAATTGCCCGCGCTGCTGGCGCATATTTACAGTGTTGAGCTGGACAGTGAAGCGCTCTCCAGCACGCTGCCTGCGCCGGATAAAATCGGCAGTACTCACGATGACATGATGATTCTGGTAGTCGACGATCATCCAATCAACCGCCGCTTGTTGGCCGATCAGTTGGGATCGCTGGGATATCAGTGTAAAACCGCCAACGATGGTGTGGACGCCCTCAATGTGCTAAGCAAAAACCATATCGACATCGTGTTGAGCGACGTCAACATGCCGAATATGGACGGTTATCGCCTGACGCAGCGTATTCGCCAATTGGGGCTCACGCTGCCGGTTGTCGGCGTCACAGCGAACGCGCTGGCAGAAGAGAAGCAGCGTTGTCTGGAGTCAGGGATGGATAGTTGCTTATCCAAGCCGGTGACGTTAGATGTGCTGAAGCAGACGCTGACGGTCTATGCGGAAAGAGTGAGAAAAACGCGGGGATAAAAAAAGCCTGATGAGCGTAATGCCATCAGGCCGTTTGACGTTACAAAGAATTAATCTTTATCGGACGGGCTAAGCGTCACGGACGAGAGATAATTCAGCAGGGCAATATCGTTTTCTACGCCCAGTTTCATCATTGCGGACTTTTTCTGGCTACTGATGGTTTTAATACTGCGGTTGAGCTTTTTGGCGATCTCAGTGACCAGGAAACCTTCCGCGAACAGGCGCAGAACTTCGCTTTCTTTCGGTGACAGACGTTTGTCTCCGTAGCCGCTGGCGCTGATTTTCTCCAGCAGGCGAGAGACGCTTTCCGGGGTAAATTTCTTGCCTTTTTGCAGTGCGGCCAGTGCTTTCGGCAGGTCTGTCGGCGCGCCTTGTTTCAGTACAATCCCTTCAATGTCGAGATCCAACACCGCGCTGAGGATCGCCGGGTTGTTGTTCATGGTCAGAACGATGATCGACAGGCTCGGGAAATGGCGTTTGATGTACTTAATTAACGTGATCCCGTCACCGTATTTATCTCCCGGCATAGAGAGATCGGTTATCAACACATGAGCGTCTAATTTAGGCAAATTGTTGATCAGTGCAGTGGAGTCTTCAAATTCGCCGACAACATTCACCCATTCGATTTGCTCAAGTGATTTACGAATACCGAACAGTACAATCGGATGGTCATCGGCAATAATTACGTTCATAGTGTTCATGTATTGGGCTACCTTGCTACAGCAAGCTCTTGACGTAAGCGTCAATGTCGCTGATGTACTTTTCTATACCTGGAGCATCTTTTTCTTGAATAAGATGTTCCAGCGTTTCACATAACTGCTTGCCGGGTACCAGATTAAGCATGGCAAACACGCCTTTCAGGCGATGGGCGGTTTGGGCTAACGCAGCGAAATCGCTGGTTGCTGCCTCAGTATACAACCTCTTAACATCATCCGGTACTGTGTCTACAAAGAGTGCATAGTAACCACTGGCATGAAGTTCGGCGTTTTCATCTCCACCGAGGGGGAGTTCTTGGATCTCTTCCTGCGCCAGCTGCTCTTCTATTAGCTCGAGAACAGCTTCCTGCATGGCATTGCTCATATTAAAGTTGACGCGCAGCTGACCTGGGCCAATTTTGCGTACGCCAGACTCATCATCGCTTAAAAGCAAGCCCGAGGCAGTAAGATTAGACGGATTATCAGTTAAAAAGAGATCATATTCTTGACTACTTAACCGTTCATCGGGCGTGATGCAGGTGGCTCCCCAGTTTTCTAACTGACGTAACACGATGCTACGTACATCACTGGAAGTGACATCAACCATCACGCAGACGTCATCCAACAGGCGCTCTTCAATGTCAGCGTGTTGGTCATGCAGCGGCATTTTAACATGGACGATGTAACGCGTTCCAAGTTCTTCACGCGCTTTGATATTCAGATGTCCGCCCAGTTTGCGGGCCAGCTGATCGCACAGCCAAAACGTCAGCGGGTTGGCTTTACCATAGCGATCACCTTGCGTTTCATTAATGAACGGAAAATGCAGATTATCAATTTCATTCAACGCCACACCTTCGCCGGTATCCAGAATACGGAAGGTCAGGCGCTCCGCTTCTGATTCATCCTGGTCAACGTCGAGGGTAATTTTCCCAATCTGTGTGGTGGTCACCGCGTATTGAATGAGCAGCAGCAGAATACGGCGCAGGGCGTCACGATCGCCACGGCGTTCATCGTTGGCGCTGAGGTGATTTTTAATCAGCAACTGCAAGCCTTTGCGTTTGATGACCGGCAGAACATCAGGCACCACTTCATCAATTAATTCCTGAACGGAAAACAGCGTGGATTCGCTTTTCCAGGTGTCGCTCTCCAGAATATTGGCCAACTGAATTTCATCGATCATTCGTACCAGCACATCGGCCTGATTTGCCAGTTTTTGGCTGTCAGGTGTATTGAGCGCAGCGGCGTCAACGGCCAGTGTTCTGACCGGATCTTTCAGGGTGCTGCTGATATTTTGCATAAAGGCGGCGCGGGCCTGCTGGTTTTTCTCATACAGGCGCTGCGCTTGTTTCAGCTTCTTATTCACCAGCACTTCTTTGTCCTGGTCGCGAATAATAAAGATTTGCGTGCGCGGTGAAATCTGGCTGCGGAACAGCCTGATTTCATACAGTTCATTATTGATGGTGGCCTGGATCACGCCCTGATGCTGTTCCGCCATGCTGGTGATGTTTTGCAGATTTAAATGTGGCAGCAGGTGGTCGGCAATTTTATTGCTGATGACTGTGCGATTGGCTTCCTGGTCGTGGACCAATAAACCCAGCGGCAGCAGCGAAACGATCTCTTCGTTAATTGCCCGCAGAATACGCAATTCATTATTGGCGGCAGGGTTTGGCGCCACGTCGGTCTGGCGGGCAGGGAGGTGGCGAAAGGTGGTATAGCCAAACAGCGCCAGCGCAAGCAGCGCGATGTTCAGCAAGAGCGGCAGCAGGATATTTTGCAATGTATCGAGCAGCAATGAGCCGAACGGTACTTGCCAGACCAGTCGCATATCCGTCGAGTTTAATGCCGAAGAGATCTCAATTTTGGCGTTATTGAAGCTGATACTGACGCTGTCAGGCGACTCTTTGTCGCTACTATGATCGATCGTCGAAGTGGCATCAGGTTCCAGGTGGAAACTGTCCAGCGGCATGTCAGGCGGGATCAGATCATTAATGGGCAGGTCAAAGGCCACCACGGTAGCCAGATGCCCCGGCTGATTAAAAGTGGTACGCAGCGTGAAGTAATGCCCGTTTTGCCAGACCAGACGGCGCAGCGAGGAGAAGCTTTCACGCTCATCCAGCGCATTGGCCTGCTGCAGCATTTCTGCGCGACGCGAATCGACAATATTACCAATAGTCGATTCTTTAAAACCGGAGGTAAGATCTTTCAGAGGCAACGTCGAAATCAGGATCAGGCTGTTGTCCTGACCATTGAGATAATACATTGACCACGGGACATTCTCGGCTCCCCACAGCGTATCCAGGTAGGTTGAGATTCGCTGGGTCATCTCCAGCGTCGAGCTGTCGTGCGAGCCGAAAATTAGCGCTTCAGTCTTTCTACGCGGTTTTTCAAGATAGTAGATATCTTGTTTAAGACGGGTTTCTTGCAGTCCATCTGCGGTAGCGGATTGAGGGGTGGCGGCAATATTGTCATAGATTTGCCAGGTGACGTACCGCCAGGTATCTACTCGCTTATGGATGGCATGAGTAATATCGACAATCTGGTAGCTCTTATCTTTTAGCCAGGTGTTGACCGCGCTCTGGACCATCACGCCCATCATCACTAACAGCACAACGATCAGTAATAAGAAGAAACGGGTAATACTTCCCGGGAGCAGGGAGAATCGGGTAGAAGCCGTTGTGTCTGACTGACTCATTCGTGTTTAAGACCTGTTAGAACGATGCTTAAGATGAAGGGGCAGTATAAAGGGTAATGGATGAATTGCCATACTCTCGCGACGCCGAACGCGCGGCATTTGTTTACCGCCCATTTTGTCGTCATCACCGTGCGCTACAATCTGTACAGCGAACGACGTCAGGTACAAATAGAAATGTCGAAGATATGAATTTAACATTAAATAACAAGAAATTATTTGATGAGTTTAGATGCGCCTAATGCACGTCAAAATAATTAATAATCGTTATAGTTTTTCGGCGGTAGCACAGGACGGTCTGTTTTGTGTAAAGAAGGGTAAAAAAAAACCGAACGCAGAGCATTCGGTTGAAATAGGGGTAAACAGACATTCATGAATGAATGAATGACGGTAATAAATAAAGTTAATGATGATAGCGTTGCTATTTTAGTTGCGAGTGAAGATTTTTTTTTGTCATTCAGTGCTATGAGTTATTTGAATGTAATTTGTTGATTTATATTGTAATGTGTATGATTCTTGACTATTTGTGCTTATTTTGCCCATTTCATGAATTAAAAAAAGTTCCGCCGTATTAATGTTTTGAAACATCTATGTGGACAAATGAAACACCTTAAAAGTTTTAGTATCATATTCGTGTTGGATTATTCTGTGTTTTTGCGGAGAATGAAGTTGCCGACTGGTTAATGTATGTAATCAGTATGCAGTGGCATAAAAAAAGCAATAAAGGCATATAACAGAGGGTTAATAACATGAAAGTTAAAGTACTGTCCCTCCTGGTACCGGCTCTGCTGGTAGCAGGCGCAGCGAATGCTGCTGAAATTTACAACAAAGACGGCAACAAATTAGATCTGTACGGTAAAGTCGACGGTCTGCACTATTTCTCCGACGATAAGAGCGCTGATGGCGATCAGACCTACATGCGTATCGGCTTTAAAGGCGAAACTCAGGTTAACGACCAACTGACCGGTTATGGCCAGTGGGAATACCAGATTCAGGGTAACTCCTCTGAAAGCGAAAATAACGCTTGGACCCGTGTGGCGTTTGCTGGTCTGAAATTCGCTGATGTTGGTTCTTTCGACTACGGTCGTAACTACGGCGTGGTGTATGACGTAACGTCCTGGACCGACGTCCTGCCGGAATTCGGCGGCGATACCTACGGTTCTGACAACTTCATGCAGCAGCGTGGTAACGGTTTCGCGACCTACCGTAACACCGATTTCTTCGGTTTGGTTGATGGTCTGAACTTTGCCATTCAGTACCAGGGCAAAAATGGTAGCGTGAGTGGCGAAGGCATGACCAATAATGGTCGTGGTGCACTGAAACAGAATGGCGACGGCGTTGGCGGATCTATCACGTATGATATCGGCGAAGGCTTCTCTCTGGGTACCGCAGTCACCAGTTCTAAACGTACGACCGAACAGAACAACACTGCTAACTATATTGGTAATGGTGATCGTGCTGAAACCTACACTGGTGGTCTGAAATACGACGCCAACAACGTGTACCTGGCAGCACAGTACACCCAGACCTACAACGCAACGCGTGCGGGCACTCTGGGCTGGGCTAACAAAGCACAGAACTTCGAAGCCGTTGCACAGTACCAGTTCGACTTCGGCCTGCGTCCGTCCGTGGCTTACCTGCAGTCCAAAGGTAAAGACCTGGGCCGTGGCTATGACGACGAAGATATCGTGAAATATGTTGATGTTGGCGCGACCTACTACTTCAACAAAAACATGTCCACCTATGTGGATTACAAAATCAACTTGCTGGATGACAACAACTTCACCCGTGATGCAGGTATCGGTACCGATGACATCGTAGCGCTGGGTCTGGTTTACCAGTTCTAATCTGCGTTCATGTCAATCAAAGGCCCTGCGGGGCCTTTTTTAATGCCGTTTTTCTGACGTACAAACAACTATTTTTGGTGTACTCTTGCGCCCGTTTGTATAAGGGTAACTACATATGCATATGAATTTTTGTCGTGCAGCGCTGCTGGCTGTAACGATCTTTTTTGTCGGGTGTGATGAAGCCCCGAAATCGACACAGACTCCGTCACCTGTTGCCACGGTACTGGAAGGTAAAACGATGGGCACCTTCTGGCGGGTTAGCGTGGTGGATGTCGATGCCAAACGTGCCGAGGCGCTACGAACGAAGATCCAGACGCAGCTTGATGCTGACGATCAGCTCCTGTCTACCTATAAAAATGATTCTGCGCTGATGCGTTTTAACCTGTCGAAAAGCCTGTCTCCCTGGCCGGTTAACGATGCGATGGCGGATATCATCACCTCGGCGCTACGCATTGGTGCGAAAACTGATGGCGCCATGGATATTACCGTCGGGCCGTTGGTTAACCTGTGGGGATTTGGTCCTGACCAGCAGCCGCTGCATATCCCCACGCAGGAACAAATTGACGCCGCAAAAGCCAAAACCGGACTGCAGCACCTGAGCGTGATCAATGACACGCGGCAGAACTACCTGCAAAAGGATTTACCCGATCTGTATGTGGATCTCTCAACCGTCGGTGAAGGTTATGCTGCCGATCATCTGGCTCGATTGATGGAGCAGGAAGGGATCGCCCGCTATCTGGTGTCTGTTGGTGGGGCGCTAAACAGTCGGGGGATGAACGCCGAGGGACGCCCGTGGCGCGTGGCTATACAGAAACCTACCGATCGGGAAAACGCGGTGCAGGCGGTTGTCGATATTAACGGTCATGGTATCAGCACATCCGGTAGCTACCGCAATTACTACGAACTGGACGGTAAGCGCCTGTCGCATGTTATCGATCCGCAAACCGGTCGGCCAATTGAGCACAATCTGGTCTCGGTAACGGTGATTGCGCCAACGGCGCTGGAAGCCGACGGCTGGGATACCGGACTGATGGTGCTTGGAACCGACAAAGCCAAAGAGGTGGTACGTCGTGAAGGGCTGGCGGTCTATATGATCGTCAAAGAAGGTGACGGGTTTAAAACCTGGATGTCGCCGCAGTTCACAAGCTTTCTGGTCAGCGATAAAAATTAAAAAGCAAGATTGCGGGTTTTTACACTTTGCAATGCGGACACACTAAGGCTAAGCACTATGCTTAACAAAGGAGTCCATCATGAAAAATGTATATCGCGTAACGGATGATGACCGCTGGCAGTCTGTGCTGCAACGTGATGCACACGCCGACGGTCAGTTTGTTTTTGCCGTGCAAACCACCGGTATCTTTTGTCGACCGTCCTGTCGGGCCAAACATGCGCTGCGCAAAAATGTCCGTTTTTTTGCCGATGCCGCACTGGCGCAGGCGGCAGGGTTTCGTCCCTGCAAACGCTGTCAACCTGATAAAGACAGCGCGCAGCAGCAGCGGCTGGATAAGATTGCCCGGGCGTGCCAGCTGTTGGAGCAGGAGACGCCGCTCACGCTGGATGCTTTAGCCCGACAGGTGGCGATGAGCCCGTTTCATTTGCATCGTCTGTTTAAAGCCACTACGGGGATGACCCCGAAAGCGTGGCAGCAGTCTTGGCGCGCCCGACGTCTGCGTGATGCGCTGGCGAAAGGGGAGCCGGTAACCCAGGCTTTCTTGAATGCTGGCTTTCCCGACAGCAGCAGCTACTACCGGAAAGCGGATGAGGCGCTGGGCATGACTGCAAAGCAATTTCGTAAAGGCGGCGAGAAACTTGCGGTTCGTTATACCCTGGCGGACTGTGTACTGGGCCGCTGCCTGGTAGCGGAAAGTGAACGTGGGATCTGTGCGATCTTACTTGGCGACGACGACGCCACGCTGATATCAGAGTTGCATGAACTGTTCCCCGCTGCACATGGCATGCCCGCTGATACCGATTTTCAGCAGCATGTGCGCGAGGTGATCGCGGTCATTAACACGCGCAATACCTCACTGTCGCTACCGCTGGATATCCGGGGAACGGCATTTCAGCAGCAAGTGTGGCAGGCGTTGCGCGATATTCCCTGTGGCGAAACGGTTAGCTACCAGCAATTGGCTAATGCCGTGGGCAAACCGAAAGCGGTTCGCGCAGTGGCCAGTGCCTGTGGGGCAAATAAGCTGGCGATAGTGATCCCGTGTCATCGGGTGATCCGAGGCGATGGCGCGCTTTCGGGTTACCGCTGGGGCGTCGCCCGCAAGGCGCAACTGCTGCAACGTGAAACCACAGACGAGGAAAGATAATGCTCGATCTCTTTGCGGATGCAAAACCCTGGCAGGAACCGCTGGCGTCTGGAGCGGTCATTTTGCGCCGTTTTGCGTTTGATTCCGCCCCTTCTTTATTACAAGCAATGGCAGCTGTTGCCAGACAGTCGCCGTTTCGCCAGATGGTGACTCCCGGTGGGTATACGATGTCGGTGGCGATGACCAACTGTGGCCAATTGGGTTGGACGACCGATCAACATGGCTACTTCTATTCTCCAGTCGATCCGTTAACGGGATCGCACTGGCCGCCGATGCCGGACGTTTTTGTGGAGCTTTGCCAACAGGCGGCAACAGCTGCGGGCTATCCTGACTTTCAGCCGGATGCCTGTTTAATCAATCGATATACACCTGGATCAAAGTTGTCATTGCATCAGGATAAAGACGAACCCGACCTGCAAGCACCCATCGTTTCTGTATCGCTGGGCCTGCCGGCTATCTTTCAGTTCGGTGGTCTGAAGCGCAACGATCCGCTAAAACGTCTGCTGCTGGAGCACGGTGATGTGGTGGTATGGGGTGGGCAATCGCGCTTGTTTTATCATGGTATACAGCCGCTTAAGACAGGGTACCATCCGTTGACGACGGACTGTCGCTACAACCTGACTTTTCGCCGAGCCAGTAAAGAAGAATAAAAATAAGAATTATTATTGCTGTCAGCGAAGAGATGTTTAAACTGCGGGCTGTCATTACTTGTCCGGGTTGTACACATGGAACTTTTACTTCTTGTCTGGCGACAGTATCGCTGGCCATTTATCAGCGTCATGGCGCTCAGCCTTGCCAGCGCCGCGTTGGGGATTGGGCTGATTGCGTTTATCAACCAGCGCCTGATTGAAACGGTCGATACCACGCTGATGGTGCTGCCGGAGTTTCTCGGCCTGCTGCTGTTGCTGATGATTGTTACCCTTGGCTCACAGCTGGCGCTAACCACGCTGGGACACCACTTTGTCTACCGTCTGCGTAGCGAATTTATCAAACGTATTCTGGATACCCACGTCGAGCGCATCGAGCAGCTGGGTAGCGCCTCGTTGCTGGCTGGTTTAACCAGCGATATCCGCAATATCACCATCGCCTTTGTCCGTTTACCGGAGCTGGTGCAGGGGATTATCCTGACCGTCGGGTCGGCGGCGTATTTGGCAATGCTGTCGACCAAAATGCTGCTGGTGACGGCAATCTGGATGGCAATCACCATCTGGGGCGGATTTGTGCTGGTGGCGCGGGTGTACAAACACATGGCCACGCTGCGTGAAACCGAAGATAAGTTGTACAGCGACTACCAGACAGTGCTGGAAGGGCGCAAAGAGCTGACCCTTAACCGTGAACGTGCCGAGCACATCTTTAATCAGCTGTACGTTCCGGATGCCAAAGAGTACCGCCACCATATTATCCGCGCCGATACCTTCCACCTGAGTGCGGTCAACTGGTCGAACATTATGATGTTGGGGGCCATTGGCCTGGTGTTCTGGATGGCTAACAGCCTGGGCTGGGCAGATACCGCCGTGGCGGCAACCTATTCGCTGACGCTGTTGTTCCTGCGTACACCGCTGCTGTCCGCCGTTGGTGCGCTGCCCACGCTGCTCACCGCGCAGGTAGCGTTCAATAAACTGAATAGATTTGCTCTGGCACCTTTCAAGGCGGAGTTCCCACGTCCCACGGCGTTCCCGAACTGGAAAACGCTCGAGCTGCGCAACGTGGTTT
It encodes:
- a CDS encoding multidrug ABC transporter permease/ATP-binding protein, yielding MELLLLVWRQYRWPFISVMALSLASAALGIGLIAFINQRLIETVDTTLMVLPEFLGLLLLLMIVTLGSQLALTTLGHHFVYRLRSEFIKRILDTHVERIEQLGSASLLAGLTSDIRNITIAFVRLPELVQGIILTVGSAAYLAMLSTKMLLVTAIWMAITIWGGFVLVARVYKHMATLRETEDKLYSDYQTVLEGRKELTLNRERAEHIFNQLYVPDAKEYRHHIIRADTFHLSAVNWSNIMMLGAIGLVFWMANSLGWADTAVAATYSLTLLFLRTPLLSAVGALPTLLTAQVAFNKLNRFALAPFKAEFPRPTAFPNWKTLELRNVVFHYQDNAFSVGPINLTIHRGELIFLIGGNGSGKSTLAMLLTGLYQPQSGEILLDGKAVAVDKPEDYRKLFSAVFTDVWLFDKLLGPEGQSANPELVDKWLEHLKMAHKVELNDGRILNLKLSKGQKKRVALLLALAEERDIILLDEWAADQDPHFRREFYQVLLPLMQEMGKTVFAISHDDHYFIHADRLLEMRSGQLTELLGDERDAASRDAVARTA